The Panicum virgatum strain AP13 chromosome 3N, P.virgatum_v5, whole genome shotgun sequence genome includes the window CGGTGGCCTGGTGTGGTTTCCCGGGCAAGCATTCCAACGAGCACCCGATGGGCACTGCAGCGCCGGTGGACGCTGGTAAAGGAGCGAGGGCCAAGGGAGGATTGGAGAGCCGAGGTGATGAGCTTGGCTGACCTTGTAGAGCTGCTCGGTGATGGCGGCACCGACGACGCCGGTGTAGAAGGCGGCGACGTAGGTGCCGACGAGAGGCGCGAAGGAGAGCGGCGGGCGGTACGGCTCCACCATGTCCCACAGCACCGTCTTCTCCCACTTGTGGAACTGCCGGTCCGCGTACCACCTCCAGAAATGCCTCGACatcgcctcctcctctcctctcctctcctctcccctctcGAGAGCTCGCGCGATCTGCGACGCGGCacggcctggccgccgccggctctccGGAGTCGGAGTCTCGGAGACGTGAGGCTCCGAAATGGGCCGGCGGGTTTGGTCGTTGTGTTGAGGAAAAAGTCGTTTCCGCTCTTCGACTTTGGACCGTATTCGTTTTTCCTCCCTAAACCAAAAAACCGATTAGACTTCTCAAACTTCCGAAACCATTTGGGCGACATCTTTTGAGCGGTTTAAACCACAAAACCGTTTATTTAGACTTCTCAAACTTCCGAAACCGTTTGCGCGACATCCTTTGAGCGGTTTCAGGGTGACGTGGCAGcggttttctctttttcttttatatttattttggttgaatctttgaaaaatcatattaaattataaaatagaaaatctaattttgttagactccaatTTATAGATACACTTCTGTTGTCTAATtatgatgaaatttttatggtgggctaatcattatatggtgGAACTGTAgtaaattttttataattataggatcatgtatgactgagatatagatttatctaaatttatctatagattcgtctaaatttatctaagtttatatagataaatctatatctcagtcatacatgatcccataattataatatttttactacagctccagcatataatgattagtccaccataaaatttttaccataattaGATAACAAAAATTgtatctataaattaattacagaaaagtatatatataaaactacaacaaaaaatttataataaaatatACCATATAATATGCTCACTGTGTAGAtatactcatgtggagtctaacaaaattggattttctattttatgattttttgtaatttaatataatttttcaaagattcagtcaaaataaatataaaagaaaaagagaaaaccgCTGTCAAGTCACCctgtgtcggtgtcctgaccctgCGGTCGGGAcccaactagtaatgctgctgcgtgtttcctcgtcccagatgttgatgcaagaggcaacacagtaacgcacgggtttatcctggttccggccgcggggccgtatgtccagcaagggggtgtgcgagggcactgtattatcttgcaccgggtgtgcctgtagtagggggtacaagcgaggcgagagagggagggaagctcacAGGTCTCTACTAGAGGTGGAGCTGATTGAGGCGTGTGCCAATATCGGAGGCCcagtggtgctgagtgttgcgctctatcgaatgggtccgaccGCGACCcctttaaaggaagcccgccttcTTCTTTTATAGatacaaggagggacggtgtacatgcgcaggggatcgtggaagtcgtcgtctttttcccgaatcgcgggggtgcagtggccgagcactgtgggaagtacactgtggggcatggcatcgggcgtggcagtcatcCTAGGCATCGTCCTCGGCCTTGCGGAAATCGTGCCGGCGTCCtgacagccccagcaggcggcgtggtcgtcgctgtagggtgtaccgtcttccaggagtggcgtggcggcgttccgtgggccctgcaggccagagtcttgcatatatatgtgcgcCAGCGGTAGTGGGGCACGTGGTGGTCCTGCCCCCCCTGGGTGGAGTGCTAGCGCGTGCGCTAAGGGTCAGGAGCCACGTGGAGGCCCCGGACCCCtcaagggggaggtccgggcctcctgCTGCTAGTGCTGAGCATCCCCCTTGGGGGACACATGGCGACGCCGGTGCCTTTCCCgagcaggggacgggtccggggccgttggtgtggtgaggtggagtccggacagcaggagttggcagaatagtaatgggagctgtgccgagcacgtctcgtaccgcgtcgcaggttcccacagtgtccgggatggcggagcagtgaccggagttggcggacgggactccggtcacagccactgtggggaatggcggcctgacaccGTCTAACCTGAGCGCTGTGGaggtggttggcatttaatgcctccgtacgactgCTTCAGagagctgttatcgggtagttcaagtggacgtccgtgccccgttcgataagggtgagctcgtggtccgtggacacgtcacataaagcactCGCAAAGGTTCGTTAGGCGGGGCtcagacccattcgatagggttcgagggctcgatgctctccctcgatgggatccccctgctaggaaccctcgactggccttgaacactgcgtaggacgtctcgaactccgcgttcgagggtagcttgtacgacacatccatgcagtccctgactctggcgatctggggtgcctgtcgaaccctcgacgggccaggcttcgaatcCCTGAttagtaaggcctcggaataaggttccctcgagggtgaagagcccctgaaaggaatattccgtcatggTTCGCAAGCGGCGCGGAGTCGCTGGTCGTGTGCGCGGGTCTTCCACTGGTCGTGGGCAACGTGGCCCGGTACATACGGTgtggtgcgggcgcgccttttcaggcgactacctcgggtagacgaagcggcgtgggcggcggctgacggatggagcAGTGCATCAGTAGCGCCGCGCCCATCGGTTACTGCGCCGTAGTTATTGccgagtgcgcgcgtgggagactctgcGGTCATGGGGCCCATCCGTCAGCAACAgctaaatctaccgcattcaatgcgggggaTTCATGCCGTGACGGTGAATCCGCCCGTTGTGGTGAATAAAAGCGAGAAAGTggggattgtttgggctcacctggccatttgccttcatctcccttgccttctccacctcccctACATCCTGAGCTCAtagccgagagcgagaggaggaagaaggagagagcgagagcgagccTTAGGCACCGCTGAGCTTGCCTTCCCACATCCCCCCGTAATTCGAAGCAATGTCGGACATCCGGGAgccgttgccgtgggggaaatccACCGCCACAGAGGCGGTTCTGGAGCAATTGGTCGCCGACTGGCTGCTGCCGATGAACACCAGCTTGGAGCAGCCGGCGTGGATTCCCCCGCGtccggaggagaccgagccaaatccccccgagggctacgtcgtgagcctcgtgcgtctccacgagcggggattcggcgtccccatcggtagattcatgcgggcgttgtgcgagtactacggtgcggagctgcacaacttcggccccaactccatctcgcaggcggtggTCTTCGTCGCTGTCTGCGAGGGATACTTGGGGATTGAAGCACATTGGGATCTGTGGGTCCACTTGTTCTGCGGCGAGatcttcgtcgagaacgtgtggggccagccgaagaggttcgcgcgcgccggcggcctgatgCTCTATTTGCGCCCAAGCCGGAAGAACCTGTACAACCCcaacaagatgacgacgaacaacgccgggtggactcgagggtggttctacctgcgcaacttcggcaacaggctcccggcgttcaccaacagggtgctccgggagagactagcgaagtgggactggggggtaccGCCCCCAGCGcatcaagccaggctcgaggtcctCACCAACACGTTGGTGctcctggcgaggaaggggttgacggcggctgccgtcatcgcgaactttcaccggcagagggtgattcctctcacggagaggagccTGCCGATCTTCGGCCTCACCCCCGGGGTCCCggcctcgggctcgaggacgtcgatggTGCTGCTCCCCCGAGGCatcgctgcccggagggcgaggaacgcggtggcggagttccccgacaACGCAAACGATCTCtggagatcaagatgcgccccgagccggggtacctTTCAGTGGTGAGTCTCGAATTCGATTTGTTGCCGACTTGTGCTATTCCTTTCCCCGCTCCCTGACTCTGATTTGATTGCGTTTTGCAGGGGGTGAGCCGCaggtgccacccctcgaggcctccgatctcggaggaacgcgaagtcaactgcctgcacgcagaggcggtgaagaagcggAATGACGCAGCGGAGGCGGCTGCcgacaggaagaggaagaggaaagaaaagcacgacaaggcgtgcaaaattgcacacgcggaggggaagccgcggcccgctacgcccgagtccacggatgaggaggaggacacctcggatgccgaggtcaACCTCCCGAGTGATGATGAGGCTgagcggaggtcgcccacgcTAGTGGCGGGACaaaggtcgcccacgccggcggcgggcggaagaTCGTCTACGCCCGTGACATAGCGGAGGTCGCCCCTGCCGGCGACCGGTGAGGGGATCCCCGTGCCCGCGATGTCGACGGGTGGTGACgggtccgcggcgagcgcggagacGCCCACGCAGACGGCCTCGAGGCTTCAGGCCGATCCGAGGACGACACCCTCGGATCAGTCGTCAAGGGGCGTcagtgtgccgcgggcccgaaggagtGGCACAGGCAAACGCAGTATGAGCGCCCGGTCCGGGTAAGTAGTTTTGGTTTTATTCTTTGCGTTCATTTAATCGATCCCCCAATCCTGCTAACCTCAGCCTTTCTTCCCCGATTTCCAGCTCTGGGGCTGTCGCCAAGGATGTAGCCCCCCTCACGCCGGCcaaagccctcaagaccggggcgcgcaccacgccgcacacggcgccgcagcccccgcccgtCGTAGATATTGTGGCGGAGGCTGCGAAGCTGCGGGAGGCGATGACTCGAGGGGCCCAAGCGGCCCAACAGGCTCGAGCGCCGGGGAATGGGGGCGATGGCGGCCAGAGTGGCGTTGaagcagccgctcaggctgacaCCGTGGGGGAGGCCTGCCGGGGCGGTGCAGATGAAGCCACCTGGCCGGACGTCGAAGTCAAGGCCGATCGGAGCGACGCGGATGACGTCTCCCGGCCGGTCGCAGAAGAAGGAGCTAGTGGGGACGCGCAGGAGTGCCCCGCCGGCCAAACAGAGatggagaccctcgtccccgagcccccgagggctggggtcgagggcgtcgcagaggaAGAGGAGTCGACGCCGAGGGCACCGGTGGTGGAGGAAACCCGCGTCTCGGTGCCTgcagaggcccgggacgagggtgtcGTTGCGGCAacgacggcgcaggcggcgccaGAAAgcgtggtgccggtggtgcagctgccggatAGCAGCGAGGAGTTTGGGGACTcgagggacatcgaccccgctgctacGGCAAGCGCCGCCGACCGGATCGCCGAGTTTACGTCGGCCTGCGAGGAGGTGCTCAACGCGGGGACGTCTGAGGGGCCCCATCATGGGGCAATCATCCAGTCCGGGGTCCCCCCGGAGTTTCTCCGcgacgagcaggaggaggaggccgtctggCAGGCGCAGATCGAGGCCGGCTCTCAGATTCTGAACCACCTCGATCGCGCCCTGGAGCTCCATAGGACGACGGATTACCCGATCAGTCAGGTAAGCGGCTCCCTCCCGAGAATCGTTCGTATTTGGCCTTGATTTTGTGTGTTTTACCCACGCCTTTCAACTTGCAGTGactgagggacatctcgcgcaaaaagagcaccgagatgacccggctgtactcctaggtgcgctggcttgggcagcacaatgctGGCTTGGTGCTCCAGAATATTGACGCCAACCCCAAGATGACGaatctgggggcgcgtcagtaggcgctagaggaggagctggcgcggaccGCCGGCGAGCGTGACGTCCAAAGGGCTGCAGCGAagcagaaggctcaggaagccgaggcgcaaACCGCCAAGCTACAGCGCACTAGGACGGTGCTCGAGCAGAAGgaagccgagctccagcgcaaggaggccaagctccagcgcaaggaatgcggaggccgccctcaaggagaaggagaactccttgtcctcgctcgaggaggccgcccgtgtccagcaggaggaggcgcagaagaatATCGCGGGTGTGTGCTCGAAATTTCGCTGTTGTTGGATTCTAATTTTTCgcagcttatcttggttcctttgatcagagctgaggcagagagtggcagacgagactgcggcgaaggaggcggtcaacaccgcgctcatggcggcgcaggcggagtaccctgacctggagcggaccgctgtgagcatgtgccaggagctcgagggggagggcgccgtgtctggtagctcggaGATCAGCCACCTacgagcgctaggtggccggatcaccgagcacgccaagagcaccttccgcctcggtgtcctacgagccctcgccgtggcctcgacgcactatatcatggacctccagagggtgtcgtcggggtacgtcattcccaacgacgccgatgcggacgccgcatcggccatcatggacgacgccgacgcagccgccgaggagttcgccacagtCCTGGTCGGGAAGCTCGAAGCTGACATCCTCCCGATAGCCGAATTCGATGCTGCTGAAGACCCGCAAATgggggatgataacctgtagggagactgggcctcggagcccatgtaatgaaTTAGTACTTGTCGTAATTCTACTTGTGAATTAAGAAATTCGTTATCataaatcgacagtgtggcccatcaaGGCCTTGTGCATTCAAGCCCTCATTTTCTTTACTctacttccgtgttctcgtatgcgactttggtaaacttctgcgaggaatttcgcgttcataagcgacttaggcgtggggtggtgaggggggtgccgtatcccggaggcgcaggcggccccacgactcggccggccccgtaccgtagttgcttatgactcgcgtccattttttccaagtgtacgagaaacttagagacggaaatttttcgaaaaaacgttggcgatttttggggacgttcgggggttccccccgtagtagcccccgagggaggcttggttttgccgagggtaaagccagacatacctcagtgttcgtgcgcatccgagcccccgagggtccggaaggttcccaaaaaataaacaagtaaagcatactgctttattgtttcgggaaatcgaaaatgcgagtacaaacgatgtacaaatagctcggaactctgaggatagaagcgacgtagctgctgtatgttccaagcattggtgaagacttcgccgttttcgttcgccagcttgtacgtgacgggcttgagcacctcggcgatgatgtatgggccttcccacggtggtgagagcttgtggtggcccctgttgtcctgtcgaagcctcagcaccaagtcccctttgttgtggtctcggcgccgaactctctgcgcttgatatcttcgcaaagactgctggtagcgcgcagagtgtaggagcgccgCGTCTTGAgtctcgtccacttgatccagcgagtcttcgcgggctcgctggttctactgctcttgataggccttgagccttggtgacccgtactccaggtccgtggggagcatggcctcggcgccatagactaGGAataacggggtaaagcccgtagctctgcttggggttgtcctcaggctccaaataaccgaggatagctctgtgagccacctccggccaaacttgttcagatTGTTAAAGATCCTTggttttagtccttggaggatcatgtcATTAGtatgctccacttgcccgttcgtttgtgggtgcgccacagccgaccagtccacacgtatgtggtacctgtcgcagaacgccaagaacttcttgcctgtgaactgggtgccgttgtcggtaaTGATcaagttcgggaccccgaacctgaagacagtgtcagtaaagaacagaatggcttgctcggatttaatcttgccgatgggtcgagcctcgatccacttggagaatttgtcgattgctaccaacaagtgggtgaagcctccgggcgccttctgcagcgggccgacgaggtccagcccccacacggcaaacagccacgtgatggggatggtctgcagagcgtgggccgggaggtgcatctttcgagcgtagaactggcaaccctcgcaggtccgtacgacgtcggtggcgtcggcgaccgcggtgggccagtaaaagccttgtcgaaacgcgttacccacgagggtgcgcggcatGGCGTGATGACCGCAGGTGCCGGCgtggatgtcacggatcagctccttgccctcggggattgggatgcatcgctgcaagacgcccgagggactgcgcttgtacagcTCATCGTCAATTAgggcgaaggacttggcccgcctagcgaggcgccgcacctgagcgcggtccgagggtaggatccctcgaatcatctaGTCGAGGTATTGGgtgcgccaatcttgcgaagtgggggcctcgtcgatctccattgcttcggcctcgtccgtggaggaggtctcgaagtcaatgtccatgggctcggcctcgttcgtcggggggttcccgccggatccttgaattcgacggagg containing:
- the LOC120664786 gene encoding uncharacterized protein At4g29660-like, translated to MSRHFWRWYADRQFHKWEKTVLWDMVEPYRPPLSFAPLVGTYVAAFYTGVVGAAITEQLYKEKYWEDHPGEAMPLMPPKFYWGPWRVMNGEVPRFIQPPDEAKTA